A window of the Motilibacter rhizosphaerae genome harbors these coding sequences:
- a CDS encoding beta-class carbonic anhydrase: MPETATTPIPVEELLAGNARYAEGFDLGALATPPRRGVAVVSCMDSRYHPGTVLGLAEGDAHILRNAGGVVTDDVLRSLVVSQRKLGTRQVVVVQHTQCGQLTYQGPELADEIERETGQRPPFDFASFTDLEASVRDSVAKVRSSAFLPGRDAVSGFVYDVTTGRLSPVA, encoded by the coding sequence GTGCCCGAGACCGCCACCACCCCGATCCCCGTCGAGGAGCTCCTCGCCGGCAACGCGCGCTACGCCGAGGGGTTCGACCTCGGCGCGCTCGCGACGCCGCCCCGACGCGGCGTGGCGGTCGTCTCCTGCATGGACTCCCGCTACCACCCGGGCACCGTGCTCGGGCTCGCCGAGGGCGACGCGCACATCCTGCGCAACGCCGGCGGCGTGGTGACGGACGACGTCCTGCGCTCGCTCGTCGTCAGCCAGCGCAAGCTCGGCACCCGCCAGGTCGTCGTCGTCCAGCACACCCAGTGCGGGCAGCTGACCTACCAGGGCCCCGAGCTCGCCGACGAGATCGAGCGCGAGACCGGGCAGCGCCCGCCGTTCGACTTCGCCAGCTTCACCGACCTCGAGGCGAGCGTGCGCGACTCCGTCGCCAAGGTCCGCTCCTCCGCCTTCCTGCCGGGCCGCGACGCGGTCTCCGGCTTCGTCTACGACGTCACCACCGGCCGGCTCTCCCCGGTCGCCTAG
- a CDS encoding putative leader peptide, translating into MTGGLFSRRAVDLCRVAASLCRPC; encoded by the coding sequence GTGACCGGAGGCCTGTTCTCGCGCCGCGCAGTCGACCTGTGCCGCGTCGCCGCCTCCCTCTGTCGCCCCTGCTAG